One window of Proteiniborus ethanoligenes genomic DNA carries:
- a CDS encoding transporter substrate-binding domain-containing protein, with protein sequence MKRRILLIIGILILVLYASPFYRASNPEIQWTKEELEFIKKHPVIRLGIDPNFVPFEFIDKDKNYKGIAADYIQILREKTGLEMEVVEGLTWPEAYEKALEGDIDVLPAVSKTPEREEQFLFSEPYYYFKRVIVTRDTTSSIKGIEDLERITVAVQKNSSHHSYLLSFPRINLSLYESVETALTSVANGSETAFVGNLATTNYLIRSTGLTNLKFVAFEAEKQQAIHFAVRKDWPELVGILNKALDTITEEERISINNKWIGFESEMDYGPIFRIVLIIGSLIFFIWLISIFWIVRLRKEIEKRKRIQIDLEKAKQEADAANNIKSSFMARMSHEIRTPLNAITGMAYLLKKDNISQTQKMYVERIVQASNNMLRIVNDILDFSKIEAGKIEIDRISFSLDQVIQEVVNIVSYKIEEQEIELRLTKDPEIPNWFYGDSKRIEQILLNIINNAVKFTTSGEILFHIRLVAREANMYYLSFTIKDTGIGMSEEQIKQLFQPFTQGDASITRRFGGTGLGLSIVKNLIDMMGGDIQVFSTEGEGSTFVIQLALEVDAQKEKEYKKQMSAYYFKDIKTLVLEKSGGNINIIDSYLSAFGMNCELTTSPVSAINMLETANGKTVNPYDLLILDYDTPIEGGFKFIESLRNNKRIVSMPKIIMLLPMMREDLFDKLDENGVHAGIGKPIIPSILFNGILETFKANAIVANGVLEPIEEKIMEPSRSSHGILVVEDNKTNLLIVKSLLKQAGFSVWSAENGAEGIMTFREHIQDIDLILMDLHMPVLNGYDASIKIREISKSVPIVAMTADVIQGVKEKCHAHGINHYISKPFEPEYFIQTLSNIIEASLAKDNENSDILNKARGLKNLGNNAQLYEMILGEYYKENKNTIESLSLAINEKRYSDAIQIVHKTRSSTGSIGADKLHSVAVSLQKSLEEKDEEEIKSHHTAFNTLLKELLQAIRKSTRTSHYRNNFEDIE encoded by the coding sequence ATGAAACGCAGAATCCTTTTAATTATAGGCATTTTAATTTTAGTATTATATGCTTCTCCTTTTTATCGTGCCAGCAATCCTGAAATTCAATGGACCAAAGAAGAGCTTGAATTTATAAAAAAACATCCTGTCATTCGATTAGGCATTGATCCTAATTTTGTTCCCTTTGAATTTATAGATAAAGATAAAAACTATAAAGGAATTGCAGCAGATTATATTCAAATACTTAGGGAAAAAACTGGATTAGAAATGGAAGTTGTCGAAGGACTAACATGGCCAGAAGCATATGAAAAAGCTCTTGAAGGAGATATAGATGTGCTTCCTGCTGTTTCAAAGACCCCTGAAAGAGAGGAGCAGTTTTTATTTTCAGAGCCATATTATTATTTTAAACGGGTAATTGTCACTAGAGACACCACTAGCAGCATTAAAGGGATAGAGGATTTAGAAAGGATAACAGTTGCAGTTCAAAAAAACAGCTCTCATCATAGCTATTTATTATCATTTCCCCGAATTAATTTAAGCCTATATGAGTCCGTAGAGACAGCCCTAACATCAGTTGCAAATGGTTCAGAAACGGCTTTTGTGGGGAATCTAGCTACTACTAATTATTTAATACGATCTACGGGTTTAACGAATTTAAAGTTTGTAGCTTTTGAAGCAGAAAAGCAACAGGCCATACATTTTGCTGTTAGAAAAGATTGGCCAGAGCTTGTCGGTATACTGAATAAAGCTCTTGATACAATAACTGAGGAAGAGAGAATTAGTATTAACAATAAATGGATAGGATTTGAAAGTGAAATGGATTATGGTCCTATTTTTAGGATAGTATTAATAATTGGCTCCCTAATATTTTTTATTTGGCTGATATCCATATTTTGGATTGTTCGCTTGCGTAAAGAGATTGAAAAGCGTAAAAGGATTCAAATAGATTTAGAGAAAGCTAAGCAGGAAGCAGATGCTGCAAACAATATTAAATCTAGTTTTATGGCTCGTATGTCTCATGAAATAAGGACACCTCTAAATGCTATTACTGGTATGGCCTATTTGTTAAAGAAAGATAATATATCGCAAACTCAGAAAATGTATGTTGAAAGAATAGTACAAGCATCAAATAATATGCTTAGAATTGTTAATGATATCCTAGATTTTTCGAAAATCGAAGCTGGAAAAATTGAAATAGATAGGATATCCTTCAGCTTAGATCAGGTAATTCAAGAAGTAGTTAATATTGTATCCTATAAAATTGAAGAGCAGGAGATTGAACTTAGGCTAACAAAGGATCCTGAAATACCTAACTGGTTTTATGGTGATTCTAAAAGAATAGAACAGATTCTTCTCAATATTATTAACAATGCTGTTAAGTTTACTACATCAGGAGAAATTTTATTCCATATTAGACTAGTAGCTAGGGAAGCTAATATGTACTATTTATCTTTTACAATAAAGGATACAGGTATTGGAATGTCAGAGGAACAGATTAAGCAGCTTTTCCAACCATTTACCCAAGGGGATGCTAGTATTACTAGAAGATTTGGAGGCACAGGACTAGGACTATCCATTGTAAAGAATTTAATTGACATGATGGGTGGAGATATACAGGTTTTCAGCACAGAAGGAGAGGGTTCTACTTTTGTTATCCAGCTTGCCTTGGAAGTAGATGCTCAAAAAGAAAAAGAATATAAGAAGCAAATGTCTGCATATTATTTTAAAGATATTAAAACCTTGGTTTTAGAGAAAAGTGGAGGGAACATTAATATTATCGATAGTTATCTCAGTGCTTTTGGAATGAATTGTGAGCTAACCACATCACCAGTCAGCGCTATAAATATGCTAGAAACAGCTAACGGCAAAACTGTCAATCCTTATGATTTACTTATCCTAGACTATGATACTCCTATAGAAGGAGGGTTTAAATTTATTGAATCACTGAGGAATAACAAAAGAATAGTTAGTATGCCAAAGATAATAATGCTACTGCCTATGATGAGAGAAGACTTGTTTGATAAGCTAGATGAAAATGGAGTTCATGCGGGAATTGGAAAGCCTATTATCCCATCTATATTGTTTAACGGAATTTTAGAAACATTTAAAGCTAATGCCATTGTGGCTAATGGAGTCCTAGAGCCAATAGAGGAGAAAATAATGGAGCCATCAAGAAGTTCTCATGGAATTTTAGTAGTGGAGGACAATAAGACCAATCTATTAATTGTCAAATCCCTTCTTAAGCAGGCAGGATTTTCAGTTTGGAGTGCAGAAAATGGAGCAGAGGGCATTATGACCTTTAGGGAGCATATTCAGGATATAGATTTAATTTTGATGGATCTACATATGCCTGTTCTTAATGGTTATGACGCATCTATAAAAATAAGAGAAATATCAAAATCTGTTCCAATTGTAGCCATGACAGCAGATGTAATTCAAGGGGTAAAGGAAAAATGTCATGCTCATGGAATTAACCACTACATCAGCAAGCCCTTTGAGCCAGAATATTTTATCCAAACCTTGAGTAATATTATAGAAGCATCTTTAGCTAAAGACAATGAAAATTCGGATATTCTTAACAAAGCCAGGGGACTAAAAAACTTAGGAAACAATGCTCAGCTTTATGAAATGATATTAGGGGAATATTATAAAGAAAATAAAAACACAATCGAAAGCTTATCCCTTGCAATAAATGAAAAAAGATATAGTGATGCAATTCAGATTGTGCATAAGACAAGAAGCAGCACAGGAAGCATAGGAGCAGATAAACTTCATAGTGTTGCTGTTAGCCTACAGAAATCTCTTGAAGAAAAAGATGAAGAGGAAATTAAGTCTCATCATACTGCTTTTAATACTTTACTAAAGGAACTACTGCAAGCTATTCGAAAATCAACTAGAACAAGTCATTATAGAAATAATTTTGAGGATATAGAATAA
- a CDS encoding pirin family protein yields the protein MDRKIKRYFMGRQAKDGAGVSLYRTFGYYEIPDFDPFLMMDFFDSTNPEDYIKGFPWHPHRGIETVTYLIHGAIEHGDSLGNKGVIRDGDCQWMTAGSGILHQEMPQESPQMLGVQIWLNLSKKEKMTEPKYRDITKEMIPVYEEESYTVHIVAGEYGGKKGPMEATETKPSFFDVELKENSEFVYSVDYDFNAFAFLVRGEANFNVEKEEMISYPNGVLFTEGDTIRVKTGKSPARFLLLTGKKLNEPVAWGGPIVMNTKEELDLAFKELKEGIFIKK from the coding sequence ATGGATAGAAAAATAAAGAGATATTTTATGGGAAGACAAGCAAAGGATGGTGCAGGAGTAAGTCTATATAGAACCTTTGGATACTACGAAATACCAGATTTTGATCCTTTCTTAATGATGGACTTCTTTGATTCTACTAATCCAGAGGATTATATTAAAGGATTTCCATGGCATCCACACCGTGGAATCGAAACTGTTACCTATTTAATCCATGGTGCAATAGAGCATGGTGATAGCTTGGGCAACAAAGGAGTAATACGTGATGGAGATTGTCAATGGATGACAGCAGGCTCAGGAATTCTCCATCAGGAAATGCCACAGGAAAGTCCACAAATGCTAGGAGTTCAGATTTGGCTTAATCTTTCTAAAAAAGAAAAGATGACAGAACCTAAATATAGGGATATAACTAAGGAAATGATTCCTGTATATGAAGAGGAAAGCTATACAGTGCATATTGTTGCAGGAGAATATGGTGGAAAAAAAGGACCAATGGAGGCTACAGAAACAAAGCCTAGCTTTTTTGACGTTGAACTAAAAGAGAATTCAGAATTTGTTTATAGTGTTGATTATGATTTTAATGCCTTTGCTTTTCTTGTAAGAGGAGAAGCTAATTTTAATGTTGAAAAAGAAGAAATGATTAGTTATCCTAACGGAGTACTTTTTACAGAGGGAGACACTATCAGAGTAAAAACAGGGAAAAGCCCTGCAAGATTTTTACTTTTAACCGGGAAAAAATTAAATGAACCAGTTGCATGGGGAGGACCAATAGTCATGAATACTAAGGAAGAGTTAGATTTAGCCTTTAAAGAGTTAAAAGAAGGAATATTCATTAAAAAATAG
- the thpR gene encoding RNA 2',3'-cyclic phosphodiesterase, with protein MRVFIGIEFSEKIKEYLHEIQCLITNYSERGNFTRKENFHLTLRFIGEVDTNQIQILKRVIDKTSLEQNCFQLVFKNLGYFPRGNRMIIWMGLKESETLKKLYYNLELGLEEEGYPKEDRSFTPHITLGREVIIKEDFNKLAEKIKTDNINIFADKISLMESARVNNRLTYKPIYVSEFRQCII; from the coding sequence ATGAGGGTTTTCATAGGGATAGAATTTTCAGAGAAAATCAAGGAATATTTACATGAAATACAATGTTTAATTACCAACTATAGTGAGAGAGGTAATTTTACTAGAAAGGAAAACTTCCATCTAACACTTAGGTTTATTGGAGAGGTAGATACTAATCAAATACAGATTCTAAAAAGAGTAATAGACAAAACAAGTTTAGAACAAAACTGCTTCCAATTGGTTTTTAAAAATTTGGGATATTTCCCTAGAGGCAATAGGATGATAATCTGGATGGGTCTTAAGGAAAGTGAAACACTTAAAAAACTATATTATAATTTAGAACTAGGTCTAGAAGAAGAAGGTTATCCAAAAGAGGACAGGAGCTTTACTCCTCATATTACCTTAGGAAGAGAAGTAATTATTAAAGAAGATTTTAATAAGCTAGCTGAAAAAATAAAAACAGATAATATAAATATATTTGCAGATAAAATTTCCCTAATGGAAAGCGCTAGGGTAAACAATAGGCTAACTTATAAGCCTATTTATGTAAGTGAGTTTAGGCAATGTATTATTTAA
- a CDS encoding GntR family transcriptional regulator, with protein sequence MQWNIDSERPVYIQLIEQIQAGIISGHYSLGDKLPSVRELAAQAGVNPNTMQRALSELEQTGLVYTHRTSGRYITSDVEMIRKLKKQSGKDIVLDFIERMKQIGYEKKDILEIVTKILGEMIE encoded by the coding sequence ATGCAATGGAATATTGACTCAGAGCGACCTGTATATATTCAGCTAATTGAACAGATACAGGCAGGAATCATATCAGGCCACTATAGTCTTGGAGATAAGCTGCCTTCAGTTCGTGAATTAGCAGCTCAAGCTGGTGTGAACCCCAATACTATGCAGAGAGCATTATCGGAATTGGAGCAAACTGGATTAGTTTATACTCACCGAACCAGTGGCAGATACATTACCTCAGATGTAGAAATGATTAGAAAGCTAAAAAAGCAATCTGGGAAGGATATTGTTTTAGATTTCATAGAAAGGATGAAGCAAATCGGCTATGAAAAAAAGGATATTTTAGAGATTGTGACAAAAATATTAGGGGAGATGATAGAATGA
- a CDS encoding ABC transporter ATP-binding protein, whose product MNPILECKSITKKYSGFAALSDVSLTLERGRIIGLLGPNGSGKTTLIKLINGLLVPDSGIIKIAGNEPGVETKKIVSYLPEKTYLADWMNVTELIRLFEDFYADFDSKKAYEMIIDLKINPKKPLKALSKGTKEKVQLILVMSREADLYCLDEPIGGVDPASRDYILNTIINNYRENSTVLISTHLIADIEKVLDEVVFLKDGSVTLHSSVDDVRAKESKSIDSLFREVFKC is encoded by the coding sequence ATGAATCCTATTTTAGAATGTAAATCAATAACCAAAAAATATTCAGGTTTTGCTGCTCTTTCAGATGTTAGCTTAACATTAGAAAGAGGTCGTATTATTGGACTACTAGGTCCAAATGGAAGCGGAAAAACTACTTTAATTAAATTGATTAATGGTCTTTTAGTACCAGATAGTGGCATAATCAAGATTGCAGGCAATGAGCCTGGAGTAGAAACCAAGAAAATTGTTTCCTATTTACCAGAAAAAACATACTTAGCTGATTGGATGAACGTTACTGAGCTTATAAGATTATTTGAAGACTTTTATGCAGATTTTGATTCTAAAAAAGCATATGAAATGATAATAGATCTTAAAATCAATCCAAAAAAGCCCCTTAAGGCCCTATCTAAAGGAACAAAGGAAAAGGTTCAGCTTATTTTAGTTATGAGTCGTGAAGCCGATTTGTATTGTCTTGATGAACCTATAGGAGGAGTAGATCCCGCATCAAGGGATTATATTTTAAATACTATTATAAATAACTATAGAGAGAACTCTACAGTCTTAATCTCTACACACCTTATTGCTGATATTGAAAAAGTATTAGATGAGGTTGTTTTTCTTAAGGATGGCTCTGTAACCCTTCATTCTTCTGTTGATGATGTCAGAGCAAAAGAAAGCAAATCAATTGATTCATTATTTAGGGAGGTGTTCAAATGCTAG
- the megL gene encoding methionine gamma-lyase, with protein sequence MDREGLTSMGFGTKAVHGGHKKDIATGALTTPIYQTSTFVFDSAEQGGRRFALEEGGYIYTRLGNPTNTQVEEKIALLENGEAGLSTASGMGAISSALWTALKAGDHLIASETLYGCTFAFLNHGLTRFGVDVTFVDTTNPENVRKAMKDNTRVIYLESPANPTLLISDIKAISEIAHEKEDCLVIVDNTFATPYIQRPLELGADVVVHSATKYLNGHGDIIAGFVVGTQDFINQVRFFGIKDMTGAVLSPFDAFLLMRGMKTLEIRMEKHCQNAMEVANFLESHEAVKKVYYPGLESFEQYDLAKKQMNLPGAIIAFELKGGIEEGKKVINNTHLCKTAVSLGDAETLIQHPASMTHSPYTPEEREEAGISEGLVRLSVGLETCSDIINDLKYALDSIL encoded by the coding sequence ATGGATAGAGAGGGATTAACAAGCATGGGTTTCGGAACAAAGGCCGTACATGGTGGACATAAAAAGGATATTGCCACAGGGGCTTTGACTACTCCTATTTATCAAACTTCAACCTTCGTATTTGATTCTGCTGAGCAGGGTGGGAGAAGATTTGCTTTAGAAGAAGGAGGCTATATATACACTAGATTAGGTAATCCAACAAATACTCAAGTTGAAGAAAAAATTGCATTATTAGAGAATGGTGAAGCTGGTTTGTCTACTGCTTCTGGTATGGGTGCTATCTCCTCAGCTTTATGGACAGCTTTAAAGGCAGGAGATCATCTTATTGCTTCAGAAACTCTTTATGGTTGTACCTTTGCTTTTTTGAATCATGGCTTGACTAGATTTGGTGTGGACGTAACCTTTGTAGATACTACTAATCCTGAAAACGTGAGAAAAGCTATGAAGGATAATACTAGAGTAATATATTTAGAATCCCCCGCTAACCCCACCTTATTAATTTCTGATATAAAGGCTATATCTGAAATTGCTCATGAAAAAGAAGATTGTTTAGTAATAGTAGATAATACCTTTGCTACTCCATATATCCAAAGACCTTTAGAACTTGGTGCAGATGTTGTTGTTCACTCTGCTACAAAATATTTGAATGGGCATGGAGATATTATTGCCGGCTTTGTAGTAGGAACCCAGGATTTTATAAATCAAGTACGATTTTTTGGTATAAAGGACATGACTGGTGCTGTTTTAAGTCCATTTGATGCTTTTCTGCTTATGAGAGGAATGAAAACTTTAGAAATAAGAATGGAAAAGCACTGTCAAAATGCTATGGAGGTTGCCAATTTTTTAGAATCTCATGAGGCAGTTAAGAAAGTATATTATCCAGGACTAGAAAGCTTTGAGCAATATGATTTAGCTAAAAAACAAATGAATTTACCAGGAGCAATAATAGCCTTTGAGCTTAAGGGTGGCATAGAAGAAGGTAAAAAGGTAATAAATAATACTCATCTTTGTAAAACCGCAGTAAGCTTAGGGGATGCAGAAACACTGATACAGCATCCAGCCTCAATGACTCATTCTCCATATACTCCAGAGGAAAGAGAAGAAGCTGGAATAAGTGAAGGCTTAGTTAGATTGTCCGTAGGTCTAGAAACCTGCAGTGATATAATAAATGATTTAAAATATGCTTTAGATTCAATACTTTAA
- a CDS encoding sigma 54-interacting transcriptional regulator, whose protein sequence is MNRFVRLEIITEDKIGMTLAILSQIYSANINLNSLEVFPKKVCVKMLSIDEAKKNLLIKNLSGLDGVIAINEIDLLSYETSERKLHAIINSVEDGIISINKDYKIEIFNDYCENIFNCKKEDVLGTDIRKLINNNSSITNLMKKENKHKDFQLNIESTGNKQYISTENLIKDDDDKILGAVISIKDTERAIQIANIISANKADAFKDIIGNSPSIEKVKEMAQLVAKNDSTILLRGESGTGKELFAKAIQNLSNRRSKSFVTLNCAALPDTLIESELFGYEKGSFTGAFEGGKDGLFKEAHGGTLFLDEIGELSGAMQAKLLRVLQEKSIRKIGSTKEEKVDVRIIAATNKDLEKMIQDNSFREDLYYRLNVIPIHIPPLRERLEDIPLFVAFFINSFNKKLDKIVEGAEGEFVNRLMKHSWPGNVRELKNVIERAMNLCEGSFLRTENLIIASHKNISAPESYLYSRDSLPLKKLVEDCEKGAIKSALINNKSIRAAAKALGVSHTTIINKVKKYNIKW, encoded by the coding sequence ATGAATAGGTTTGTTAGACTTGAAATAATTACAGAAGATAAGATTGGAATGACATTAGCCATACTATCTCAAATTTATTCTGCTAATATAAACTTAAATTCTTTAGAGGTTTTTCCTAAAAAGGTTTGTGTTAAAATGCTAAGTATAGATGAAGCTAAAAAAAATCTACTAATAAAGAATCTATCAGGATTAGACGGGGTAATTGCCATAAATGAAATAGATTTGCTTTCCTACGAAACAAGCGAAAGAAAGCTTCATGCTATTATTAACTCGGTAGAAGATGGAATAATCTCTATAAACAAGGATTATAAAATAGAGATTTTTAATGATTATTGTGAAAATATTTTTAACTGCAAAAAGGAAGATGTTTTAGGCACAGATATAAGAAAACTCATTAACAACAATTCATCTATTACAAACCTCATGAAGAAAGAAAATAAACATAAGGACTTTCAATTAAACATAGAAAGTACAGGCAATAAGCAGTATATATCCACAGAAAATCTTATTAAAGATGATGATGACAAAATTCTCGGTGCTGTAATATCTATAAAGGATACTGAAAGGGCCATACAAATAGCAAATATTATTTCTGCTAATAAGGCGGATGCTTTTAAGGATATTATCGGTAATAGTCCCTCTATTGAAAAAGTCAAAGAAATGGCTCAGCTAGTAGCTAAAAATGATTCAACTATTTTGCTGCGAGGAGAAAGCGGGACAGGAAAAGAGCTTTTTGCAAAGGCAATTCAAAACCTAAGCAATAGGAGGAGCAAAAGCTTTGTTACATTGAACTGTGCTGCCTTACCAGATACCTTGATTGAAAGCGAGCTGTTTGGATATGAAAAAGGAAGCTTTACTGGAGCCTTTGAAGGTGGTAAGGATGGTCTTTTTAAAGAAGCCCATGGCGGAACATTGTTTTTAGATGAAATTGGTGAGCTTTCTGGAGCTATGCAAGCAAAGCTATTAAGAGTTTTGCAAGAAAAAAGCATTAGAAAAATAGGTAGTACTAAGGAAGAAAAGGTTGACGTTAGAATAATTGCAGCTACTAATAAAGACCTAGAGAAGATGATTCAAGATAATAGCTTTAGAGAGGATTTGTACTATAGATTAAATGTTATCCCTATACATATTCCACCTCTTAGAGAAAGACTTGAGGATATTCCTTTATTTGTAGCATTCTTTATAAACAGTTTTAATAAAAAATTAGACAAAATAGTGGAAGGAGCAGAAGGGGAGTTTGTGAATAGACTCATGAAGCATAGCTGGCCTGGAAACGTTAGAGAGCTAAAGAACGTAATAGAAAGGGCAATGAATCTCTGTGAAGGTAGTTTTTTGAGGACAGAGAACCTAATCATAGCATCACATAAAAACATTTCAGCACCTGAAAGCTATCTATATTCTAGGGATAGTCTGCCACTAAAAAAACTAGTGGAGGACTGTGAAAAAGGTGCCATTAAAAGTGCCTTAATAAACAATAAAAGCATTAGGGCCGCTGCCAAGGCTTTAGGCGTATCTCACACTACTATCATAAATAAGGTCAAAAAATATAATATAAAGTGGTGA
- a CDS encoding ABC transporter ATP-binding protein gives MSLLEVRNLKTYFYLDRNEYPAVDDISFTLDEGKTIAIIGESGSGKSVTSLSIMGLVDFPGKIIGGEVYYRGEDLLKKGEREMQKIRGNEIAMIYQDPMSTLNPMIKVGKQIEEALIIHKKATKKDSKKIVVELMKAVGIPDGEERYNHLPEQFSGGMRQRLMIAMAIACNPKILIADEPTTALDVTIQAEILDLLRNLRNEYNMSIILNTHDLGVVAEMADEVVVMYCGKIMEIAPNKELFKNPLNPYTQKLMECIPRIDDRKKRLDTIEGYVPHLTELPKGCRFSDRCHKAFDRCKDELPELKEISKEHWSRCWLHEVE, from the coding sequence ATGTCATTACTAGAGGTTAGAAATTTGAAGACATACTTTTACTTAGATAGGAATGAGTATCCTGCAGTAGATGATATAAGTTTTACTCTTGATGAAGGAAAAACAATAGCAATCATAGGGGAGTCTGGAAGTGGTAAAAGCGTAACATCTCTTTCTATCATGGGATTAGTTGATTTTCCAGGAAAAATAATAGGAGGAGAAGTATATTATAGGGGAGAAGACCTACTAAAAAAAGGTGAAAGAGAAATGCAAAAAATACGGGGAAATGAAATAGCCATGATATATCAGGATCCAATGTCAACACTAAACCCCATGATTAAAGTAGGGAAGCAGATTGAAGAAGCCTTAATTATACATAAAAAAGCTACAAAAAAAGATTCAAAAAAAATTGTAGTAGAGCTGATGAAGGCAGTTGGAATCCCTGATGGGGAAGAAAGATATAATCACCTTCCTGAACAGTTTAGTGGAGGAATGAGGCAAAGACTTATGATAGCTATGGCAATAGCCTGCAATCCTAAAATATTAATTGCAGATGAGCCTACAACGGCCTTAGACGTTACAATTCAGGCAGAAATTTTGGACCTACTCCGTAATTTAAGAAATGAGTACAATATGTCTATAATATTAAATACTCATGACCTAGGAGTAGTAGCAGAAATGGCAGATGAAGTAGTGGTCATGTATTGTGGAAAAATTATGGAGATTGCACCAAATAAAGAATTATTTAAAAATCCTCTAAATCCATATACACAAAAGCTAATGGAGTGTATTCCAAGAATAGATGACAGAAAAAAGAGATTAGATACTATTGAGGGATACGTACCGCATCTAACAGAGCTTCCAAAAGGATGCCGGTTTTCGGATCGTTGTCATAAAGCTTTTGACAGATGTAAAGATGAGCTGCCAGAATTAAAAGAGATTTCTAAAGAGCATTGGTCAAGATGCTGGCTTCATGAGGTAGAGTAA
- a CDS encoding HD domain-containing phosphohydrolase: MKILIVDDSATDRMIIESMLEDYHTLTASDGLEAMQLIETTPDIDLMILDLNMPNMDGFQVIQSLKNNPKYSSIRIIILTNFDEIDNEVKGLKLGAVDYIRKPLNIESLRIRIDIHLKLKEVQKKVERDNERLDSMVLKKTKELIATRDITIHALVGLLEIRNIESHNHTIRTQKIMKMLCEHLKKKKEYKDILTDHYIKELVTTTPLHDIGKVGIPDNILLKPGKLTTEEYEIMKNHVNYGVKALENDLYDDEHIPSFIKTAIEIVGAHHEKYDGTGYPLGLVGESIPLPGRLMAIIDVYDALMSERVYKPAYGFSYTIEYIKKESGKHFDPKIVEGFLEIKDEILEISKRYVQELVKEEA; the protein is encoded by the coding sequence ATGAAGATATTAATTGTTGATGATTCAGCTACAGATCGTATGATTATTGAAAGTATGTTAGAAGATTACCATACTTTAACTGCCAGTGATGGACTAGAGGCTATGCAGTTGATTGAAACCACACCAGATATTGATCTTATGATACTCGATTTGAACATGCCTAATATGGATGGATTTCAGGTTATCCAGTCTTTAAAAAATAATCCAAAATATAGCTCCATTAGAATTATAATATTAACTAACTTTGATGAAATAGATAACGAGGTAAAAGGCCTTAAATTAGGAGCAGTTGATTATATTAGAAAGCCTTTAAATATTGAATCTTTAAGAATCAGAATAGATATACATCTAAAGCTAAAAGAAGTACAGAAGAAGGTTGAAAGGGATAACGAAAGACTAGACTCAATGGTCTTAAAGAAAACTAAAGAGCTGATAGCAACACGTGACATTACTATCCATGCCTTAGTAGGGCTTCTTGAGATTAGAAACATTGAATCCCACAATCATACCATAAGAACTCAAAAAATAATGAAAATGCTTTGTGAACATTTAAAAAAGAAGAAGGAATACAAGGATATTTTAACAGACCATTACATAAAAGAGCTAGTAACTACGACTCCACTTCATGACATCGGTAAGGTGGGCATACCAGACAATATACTATTAAAGCCTGGCAAACTGACAACAGAGGAATACGAGATTATGAAGAACCATGTAAATTATGGGGTAAAAGCCTTAGAAAATGATTTATATGATGATGAACATATACCAAGCTTTATAAAAACAGCTATTGAGATTGTTGGAGCTCATCATGAGAAATACGATGGTACTGGATATCCATTGGGCTTAGTAGGAGAGTCTATACCCCTACCAGGAAGGCTCATGGCTATTATTGATGTATACGATGCTTTGATGAGTGAAAGAGTATACAAGCCAGCCTATGGATTTTCTTATACAATAGAATATATTAAAAAAGAAAGTGGGAAGCATTTTGATCCTAAAATTGTTGAAGGCTTTTTAGAAATTAAAGATGAAATCTTAGAGATTTCTAAAAGGTATGTGCAGGAGTTAGTGAAGGAGGAGGCTTAA